The following proteins are co-located in the Fructilactobacillus carniphilus genome:
- a CDS encoding glycoside hydrolase family 32 protein, translated as MKLEQQRMPAVTNDRFRLHYHLMPPQGWMNDPNGFVYFQGYYHLFYQYHPYGVEWGPMHWGHARSQDLLHWETLPPALAPDSEADESGCFSGSAIVKDNRLFLVYTGHHVPDESKPDDFWQTQNVAVSDDGIHFYKLATNPVIETPPADNSQHFRDPKVFERDGQYYLVLGSQLATTQTGRALLYQSTNLVDWEYQGVITAASTASESGFMWECPDFFRLNGQDVLLLSPQGIAATEKENLNLYQTSYLVGQFDFQTLDYQHGNLQELDHGHDFYATQTMLAPDGRRIVVGWMDMWEAEFPEQADGWAGAMTLPRELTWCAGQLCMLPVAEVTQLRTQQVIDEEWHGTERNLAVPDAQHLELHLQTKLASWPVSQLTLQFQAGDQRLQITYHKAQHEVVVTRAGQDAQRFAQVRPQAELDLQIWTDTSSVEIFVNHGAAAFSERFYPLTAPEVTLAADAPVTVQLTGYQLH; from the coding sequence ATGAAACTTGAGCAACAGCGGATGCCCGCCGTTACAAACGACCGGTTTCGCCTACACTACCATCTGATGCCACCCCAGGGTTGGATGAACGACCCGAACGGCTTCGTCTACTTTCAGGGTTACTACCATCTGTTTTACCAGTACCATCCGTACGGAGTAGAATGGGGACCAATGCATTGGGGGCACGCCCGTAGTCAGGATCTGCTTCACTGGGAAACCTTGCCACCGGCACTTGCTCCGGATAGTGAAGCTGATGAGTCCGGTTGTTTTTCGGGGAGCGCAATCGTTAAAGATAACCGGTTGTTTCTCGTTTACACGGGTCATCACGTTCCGGATGAAAGCAAACCAGATGATTTTTGGCAAACCCAAAACGTGGCGGTCAGTGATGATGGGATTCATTTCTATAAATTAGCCACGAATCCGGTCATTGAAACGCCACCAGCTGATAATAGCCAGCATTTCCGGGATCCCAAGGTCTTTGAAAGAGACGGCCAGTACTATCTAGTGTTGGGAAGTCAGCTTGCAACTACGCAGACGGGACGAGCCCTGCTCTATCAATCCACTAATTTAGTCGATTGGGAATATCAAGGAGTGATCACCGCAGCTTCGACTGCTAGTGAATCCGGCTTTATGTGGGAGTGTCCTGATTTCTTCCGGCTTAACGGTCAGGACGTGTTGCTATTGTCGCCACAAGGAATCGCGGCAACGGAGAAAGAAAATTTAAACCTCTACCAGACCAGTTATTTAGTCGGTCAATTTGATTTTCAGACGCTCGATTATCAGCACGGTAACCTGCAGGAGCTAGATCATGGGCACGATTTTTATGCGACCCAAACGATGTTAGCCCCGGACGGACGCCGGATTGTAGTTGGCTGGATGGACATGTGGGAAGCGGAGTTCCCCGAACAAGCCGATGGTTGGGCCGGTGCGATGACGCTCCCACGGGAATTAACTTGGTGCGCCGGTCAACTATGCATGCTACCGGTTGCTGAAGTAACCCAGTTACGGACGCAGCAAGTGATTGATGAAGAATGGCATGGCACGGAACGTAACCTGGCAGTGCCCGATGCGCAGCATCTCGAACTGCACTTGCAGACCAAGTTAGCCAGTTGGCCGGTATCACAACTAACCCTGCAATTCCAAGCGGGTGACCAACGATTGCAAATTACCTATCACAAAGCCCAGCATGAGGTGGTGGTTACCAGGGCGGGGCAAGATGCGCAACGGTTTGCTCAAGTTCGACCCCAAGCTGAATTAGATCTGCAAATCTGGACCGATACTAGTTCGGTGGAAATCTTTGTTAACCACGGTGCCGCGGCCTTTAGCGAACGCTTTTATCCACTTACCGCACCAGAAGTAACGCTCGCAGCGGATGCACCAGTGACGGTGCAACTCACTGGTTATCAACTCCACTAA
- a CDS encoding ATP-binding cassette domain-containing protein — MKKQQVATEIIVKDAHQNNLKHVNIQLLKHEITVFLGESGSGKSSLVFDTVAAQSRRELNETFPSFTQQYLPKYGQPEVGEIENLPVAIAIEQKQLTGNARSTLATYTGIYSLLRLLYSRIGDHFVGYSEVFSFNLPQGMCPNCQGLGYVDDVDESKLIDLEKSLNEGAITFVSFRPGSWRWRRYGDSGLFDNDKPIKDYTPAEYELLMHAPKQPFPNSPASFKSADYEGVVPRIVRSILHSSEGKHHQAAINEVVTQRECPVCRGDRLNHQALSVTINDVNIAKATKMNLVQFLEFLRGIKNNLGDEIIRSLTTKINPLIEIGLGYLTLDRTTSTLSGGEVQRIKIAKHLTNSLSDLLYVFDEPSVGLHPHDIQLIKKALLKLKDKGNTIFVVDHNPALFTIADHVVEVGPQAGAAGGKITFTGTYPELRASNTLTGEWLRKPHQLATPHEPHEFVSLEHVQLHNLQDVSVKVPMEIMTVLSGVAGSGKSSLALALKRKLNGNYVDLTQQAAGISIRSTPVTYLNLLNPIRRLFGKTNKVSTQLFSYNGKGACPRCKGKGITITDMAFMDPVKQVCELCGGKRYSQEALQYQYHGKDIAAVLALSVDEAVDFFAAEPDLATPLKRLQEVGLGYLGLDQSLTTVSGGELQRLRLAQTLGENGQTYFLDEPTAGLHLKDTAQLVELFHRLVAAGNSLILVEHNLDVISQADWLIDIGPGAGIYGGQVLYSGIPAGAMTTPTSVTGKALTEYLKTD, encoded by the coding sequence ATGAAGAAACAACAGGTGGCAACCGAAATAATTGTTAAAGATGCACACCAAAATAACTTAAAGCACGTTAATATTCAATTACTCAAACACGAAATCACCGTTTTTCTAGGAGAATCAGGATCTGGAAAATCCTCGTTAGTTTTTGACACGGTGGCAGCGCAGTCACGGCGGGAACTGAACGAAACCTTCCCGAGTTTTACCCAGCAGTATCTACCTAAGTACGGACAGCCAGAGGTCGGTGAGATTGAGAACCTGCCGGTAGCGATTGCGATTGAACAAAAACAACTGACGGGAAACGCTCGCTCGACCTTGGCCACCTATACCGGAATCTACTCGCTACTTCGGTTGCTGTACTCTCGGATCGGAGACCACTTTGTGGGTTATTCGGAAGTCTTTTCGTTTAACCTGCCTCAGGGAATGTGTCCCAACTGTCAGGGACTCGGCTACGTGGATGACGTGGACGAAAGCAAGCTGATTGATCTGGAGAAATCGTTGAACGAAGGGGCCATTACCTTCGTCAGCTTCCGTCCGGGTAGTTGGCGGTGGCGTCGTTACGGAGATTCAGGGTTATTCGATAACGATAAACCGATTAAGGATTACACCCCGGCCGAATATGAACTATTAATGCACGCTCCCAAGCAGCCGTTTCCTAACTCTCCCGCTTCCTTTAAGAGTGCAGACTACGAAGGGGTGGTGCCCCGGATTGTTCGCTCGATTCTGCACAGCTCGGAAGGAAAACACCATCAGGCGGCGATTAACGAGGTCGTCACCCAACGGGAATGCCCGGTCTGTCGGGGCGATCGGTTAAACCACCAGGCGCTGAGTGTCACCATTAACGACGTGAACATTGCGAAAGCAACCAAGATGAACCTGGTCCAATTTCTGGAATTTTTACGGGGAATTAAAAACAACTTAGGTGACGAAATCATCCGGAGTTTAACCACCAAAATTAACCCGTTGATTGAGATTGGTCTCGGTTATTTGACCTTGGACCGAACCACCAGCACGCTTTCTGGGGGTGAAGTGCAGCGGATTAAGATTGCCAAGCACCTCACGAATTCACTGTCAGACCTGCTGTACGTGTTTGATGAACCCAGCGTCGGACTCCATCCGCACGACATTCAACTGATTAAAAAAGCCTTGCTAAAGCTGAAGGATAAGGGCAATACCATCTTTGTGGTCGACCACAATCCGGCCTTGTTTACGATTGCCGATCACGTCGTGGAAGTCGGACCGCAAGCCGGAGCTGCCGGCGGTAAAATCACCTTTACGGGAACTTATCCGGAACTACGGGCCTCTAACACTCTAACCGGAGAATGGTTGCGTAAACCGCACCAGCTGGCTACGCCCCACGAACCGCACGAGTTTGTGTCCTTAGAACACGTTCAGCTGCACAACCTGCAAGACGTTAGCGTCAAAGTACCAATGGAAATCATGACCGTGCTGTCGGGAGTGGCTGGTTCGGGAAAGAGTTCGCTGGCCCTGGCCTTAAAACGGAAGCTAAACGGTAACTACGTTGATTTAACCCAGCAAGCAGCTGGAATTAGCATTCGTTCGACGCCAGTGACGTATCTAAACTTATTGAACCCGATTCGACGTTTATTTGGGAAAACTAACAAGGTTTCAACCCAACTCTTTAGTTACAACGGGAAGGGCGCTTGCCCACGGTGTAAGGGGAAAGGAATCACGATTACCGACATGGCGTTTATGGACCCGGTCAAACAGGTTTGTGAACTGTGTGGTGGTAAGCGGTATAGCCAGGAAGCTTTACAATATCAGTACCATGGTAAGGATATTGCGGCCGTGCTAGCGTTATCCGTGGACGAAGCGGTGGATTTCTTTGCCGCGGAACCCGACTTAGCAACTCCACTAAAACGGCTCCAAGAGGTCGGACTCGGCTATCTCGGTCTGGATCAATCTTTGACGACGGTTTCGGGAGGAGAACTGCAACGGCTCCGGTTAGCCCAAACGCTCGGTGAAAACGGGCAGACCTACTTTCTCGATGAACCGACGGCGGGCCTGCATCTCAAAGATACTGCCCAACTAGTTGAGCTGTTTCACCGCTTAGTTGCAGCTGGAAATAGCCTAATCCTGGTGGAACACAATTTAGATGTGATTAGTCAGGCCGATTGGCTGATTGACATTGGTCCGGGGGCCGGGATTTACGGCGGTCAGGTTCTCTATAGCGGGATTCCGGCAGGAGCAATGACGACGCCGACTTCAGTGACGGGGAAGGCACTGACGGAGTATTTAAAAACGGATTAA
- a CDS encoding MDR family MFS transporter has product MTKTPRSEIRLTSVLIYSLLLNSGAALMWPLTTVYMHNTLHESLTVAGVVLFIMSCFMVLGNYLGGRLFDRWSPYKTAIISISIALAAVVVLIFSHGWPMFAIMLFVYGLGEGSSLTILNAYAAKVRSKSTRQVFNSVYIGVNLGVVIGTAAVGYLMKYGVGVVFAVASFFYVILLIMTILEFNVKFPPVQVHRHQQPDAQVDMGPAPQPNPRLIWLICGMVFFIYLSYTLWESVMPVHMQDLHISFEQYSFIWPINGLLIVIGQPLINRIGMRFRMVPQIAFGVTLFASTFFMLIWARQYHWFIIIMIILTIGEMNGLPAIPAWIDSLADPRSKGQYQGMFNVFMSFGRAVGPLFGGLMVEWLNYSILFALAGLSILIALAVVLFYNHTTTSSRRKA; this is encoded by the coding sequence ATGACGAAAACGCCTCGTTCGGAAATTCGACTGACTTCAGTCTTAATTTATTCATTACTTCTTAATTCTGGAGCAGCCTTAATGTGGCCGTTGACCACCGTTTACATGCACAACACGCTCCACGAGTCCTTAACGGTCGCGGGAGTGGTGCTGTTTATCATGTCTTGTTTCATGGTGTTGGGAAATTATCTCGGTGGCCGGCTCTTTGACCGGTGGTCGCCGTACAAAACTGCCATCATCAGCATCTCCATTGCCCTGGCGGCGGTCGTGGTACTGATCTTCTCCCACGGCTGGCCCATGTTTGCCATCATGTTGTTCGTGTATGGGCTGGGAGAAGGATCCAGTTTAACCATCCTTAACGCGTATGCGGCCAAGGTGCGCAGTAAAAGTACCCGGCAGGTGTTTAACTCAGTGTACATCGGCGTGAACCTGGGGGTTGTAATTGGAACTGCCGCAGTTGGGTACTTAATGAAGTACGGCGTTGGAGTTGTCTTTGCGGTTGCTTCGTTTTTCTACGTCATTCTATTGATTATGACGATTCTTGAGTTTAACGTGAAGTTTCCGCCAGTGCAAGTCCATCGTCACCAGCAACCCGATGCTCAGGTGGACATGGGCCCCGCACCGCAGCCGAATCCGCGGTTAATCTGGCTCATTTGTGGCATGGTCTTTTTTATTTATTTGAGTTACACCCTGTGGGAAAGTGTCATGCCAGTTCATATGCAAGACCTACACATCTCCTTTGAACAGTACAGTTTCATTTGGCCGATTAACGGGTTATTAATTGTGATTGGGCAACCACTGATCAATCGAATCGGGATGCGCTTTCGGATGGTACCCCAAATTGCGTTTGGAGTTACTCTATTTGCTTCGACCTTTTTCATGTTAATTTGGGCGCGTCAGTATCACTGGTTCATTATCATCATGATTATCCTAACGATTGGAGAAATGAACGGACTTCCCGCCATTCCCGCGTGGATTGACAGTTTAGCTGATCCGCGCTCTAAGGGGCAGTACCAGGGGATGTTCAACGTCTTCATGTCCTTTGGCCGGGCAGTCGGCCCCTTGTTTGGTGGTCTGATGGTCGAATGGCTGAACTATTCCATTCTGTTTGCGTTGGCCGGCCTCTCCATTTTAATCGCGTTGGCGGTCGTGTTATTTTATAACCATACGACGACATCATCACGGAGGAAAGCATGA
- a CDS encoding DegV family protein, whose translation MIHIVTDSTAQLTSEEIKDNDLHVIPLQVSFEGKTYQDKVDITRQQFSEMLHDDETEFPKTSQPAMGQFVETYEQILKDDPDGSIVSIHITRILSGTVETAQSAAQQVNGDIRVIDSKSTDRGLGFEVLKAAELAKAGKSAEEVENGVIAMIPEISLHVFVNSFDYLVKGGRASRAVGFISSLIQLKPVLALNEGKLEIVAKCRGAKKMRKVRDEITETLINDPKVKEVGLSYVDSTEDVDAVAARIKEARPDINVLVRLTCPVIMTHVGPGGFAIIYN comes from the coding sequence ATGATTCATATCGTTACGGATTCAACCGCTCAACTAACCTCCGAAGAAATTAAAGACAATGATTTACACGTCATCCCGTTGCAGGTTAGCTTTGAAGGAAAAACTTACCAGGATAAAGTGGACATCACCCGGCAACAATTTTCCGAAATGCTCCATGATGACGAAACGGAATTCCCCAAAACTAGCCAACCAGCCATGGGTCAATTCGTAGAAACTTACGAACAAATCTTAAAAGACGATCCCGATGGAAGTATCGTTTCAATTCACATCACACGCATCCTTAGTGGAACCGTCGAAACGGCCCAATCGGCTGCCCAACAAGTGAACGGTGACATTCGGGTGATTGATAGTAAATCAACCGACCGGGGACTTGGTTTTGAAGTCCTAAAAGCTGCTGAATTAGCAAAAGCCGGAAAATCGGCGGAAGAAGTGGAAAATGGCGTGATTGCCATGATTCCTGAAATTAGCTTACACGTGTTCGTGAACAGCTTTGATTACCTGGTTAAGGGTGGTCGTGCTAGCCGTGCTGTTGGGTTCATTTCCTCCCTCATTCAGCTCAAACCCGTCTTAGCTCTTAACGAGGGTAAGCTCGAAATCGTGGCTAAATGTCGTGGTGCTAAAAAGATGCGGAAGGTCCGCGATGAAATTACGGAAACCCTCATTAACGATCCGAAGGTGAAGGAAGTCGGCCTCTCCTACGTGGACTCTACCGAAGACGTTGACGCTGTGGCCGCTCGCATTAAGGAAGCCCGTCCAGATATTAATGTGTTAGTCCGCCTCACCTGCCCCGTCATTATGACTCACGTGGGTCCTGGTGGCTTTGCCATTATTTACAACTAA
- a CDS encoding glycoside hydrolase domain-containing protein has product MDQQVLKVQKWLNSEYGKVNGYTKVNENGQTGWKTIYALREGLQHELGINPVSSGFGDHTKSALAGQVAKYRVGYKGNIAKLIQGAFWCKGYSPAAFNTKFSKGTQTAVDELRQDAGLPSGNLTVPLMAALFDMSAFKLLGGGTTAIRKMQQYLNHNYLSYFGDDLGLVPTDGLYQRNTNTALIYALQATEGMSTSQANGVYGPGTIRLTPTIYQGTSGPIVKVIQYGLMVNGFYDGPFDGIYGSNVANAVFNFRNFMKLPPYNGSANLAVIKGLLTSNGDTNRDSDACDTSFQVSSSTAKKLKSYGFNLIGRYLTGTVGTGSNRRPKNLTTGEIEGLVKAGLNIFPIYQDNDGDQSYFTAAQGSYDANVATAAAVRLGFPQGTTIYFAVDTDILDGDIPGTVLPYLAAVKRHLGNNYKVGVYGTRNVCTHALEQGYAVNAFVSDMSTGYSGNLGYKMPKNWAIDQFTEYNFAGIAIDQDASSGKDTGN; this is encoded by the coding sequence ATGGATCAACAAGTTTTAAAAGTACAAAAATGGTTAAATTCAGAATACGGAAAGGTAAATGGCTACACCAAGGTTAATGAAAATGGCCAAACTGGTTGGAAGACCATTTATGCTTTACGTGAAGGATTACAGCACGAATTAGGCATTAATCCTGTGTCCAGTGGCTTTGGTGACCATACTAAGTCAGCCTTAGCAGGCCAAGTAGCTAAATATCGGGTAGGTTATAAAGGCAACATCGCTAAATTAATTCAAGGTGCTTTTTGGTGTAAAGGTTATAGTCCAGCTGCCTTTAACACTAAATTTTCTAAAGGAACGCAAACTGCAGTAGACGAATTGCGTCAAGATGCAGGGCTACCCAGTGGTAATTTAACGGTTCCTTTAATGGCCGCTTTGTTTGATATGAGTGCCTTTAAATTATTAGGTGGGGGTACTACTGCTATCCGAAAAATGCAACAATACCTGAATCATAACTATCTTAGTTACTTTGGTGATGATTTAGGCTTAGTTCCCACTGATGGTCTTTACCAACGAAACACTAATACCGCTTTAATTTATGCCTTACAAGCAACTGAAGGTATGTCTACTAGTCAGGCAAATGGAGTTTATGGTCCCGGTACCATTAGATTAACGCCAACGATTTATCAAGGTACCAGTGGTCCGATTGTTAAAGTTATTCAATATGGTTTAATGGTAAACGGATTTTACGATGGACCCTTTGACGGGATTTATGGAAGTAACGTTGCTAATGCGGTATTCAACTTTCGGAATTTTATGAAACTTCCACCTTACAATGGATCCGCTAACTTAGCTGTAATCAAGGGATTATTAACCTCCAATGGTGATACTAACCGTGACTCTGACGCTTGTGATACCTCATTCCAAGTCTCCAGTTCAACAGCTAAAAAACTCAAAAGTTATGGTTTTAATTTAATTGGTCGGTATTTAACTGGAACGGTGGGTACTGGTTCAAATCGACGGCCTAAAAACTTAACTACTGGTGAAATTGAAGGTTTGGTCAAAGCTGGCTTAAATATTTTTCCCATTTACCAAGATAATGATGGTGATCAATCATATTTCACTGCAGCTCAAGGAAGTTATGATGCCAATGTTGCAACTGCTGCTGCAGTTAGGCTGGGATTCCCTCAAGGAACTACCATTTATTTTGCTGTGGATACTGACATTCTGGATGGAGATATTCCTGGGACCGTTCTTCCTTATTTGGCAGCTGTTAAACGCCATTTGGGTAATAATTACAAAGTAGGTGTTTATGGGACTCGAAATGTTTGTACCCACGCCTTGGAACAAGGTTATGCCGTAAATGCTTTTGTTTCTGACATGTCAACTGGATACAGTGGTAACTTAGGTTATAAAATGCCAAAAAATTGGGCAATTGACCAGTTTACTGAGTATAATTTTGCCGGGATTGCCATTGACCAAGATGCATCATCAGGAAAGGATACTGGAAACTAA
- a CDS encoding helix-turn-helix domain-containing protein: MSIYQRIKELAKNKNISIRELEHQLGFPNGTLQKWVDNANSQKLKKVANYFSVSTDYLLGNGERPTADLDDLETIMMFGGKPVPEEDKQTVLEILRRLRDARDHK; encoded by the coding sequence ATGTCGATTTATCAACGGATCAAGGAATTAGCCAAAAACAAAAATATTTCCATTCGCGAATTAGAACATCAACTAGGTTTCCCTAATGGAACTTTACAGAAGTGGGTTGATAACGCTAATTCACAAAAATTAAAGAAAGTAGCCAATTACTTTAGCGTTTCCACTGATTATCTCTTGGGGAACGGGGAACGCCCTACCGCTGATTTAGACGATTTAGAAACTATTATGATGTTTGGAGGAAAACCGGTACCAGAAGAAGATAAGCAAACGGTTTTGGAAATTTTAAGGAGGCTCAGAGATGCAAGAGATCATAAATAG
- a CDS encoding ImmA/IrrE family metallo-endopeptidase, whose product MQEIINSLFNYALNHDIGVVYTDKLMPETKSFADIPTRSIVINANEPNQRQLPLIIAHEISHVVQCDTNDAQLNFSTGLKPHYEQKANIGAIDLLIPFYVEDKELYQINVDEFMQLFAIPSSLRDICITEMKKNIN is encoded by the coding sequence ATGCAAGAGATCATAAATAGCCTGTTTAACTACGCGTTAAATCATGATATTGGGGTGGTTTACACTGATAAGTTGATGCCAGAAACAAAGTCATTCGCTGACATTCCCACACGATCAATTGTGATTAATGCAAATGAGCCTAATCAGCGGCAATTACCCCTTATTATTGCTCATGAAATTAGTCATGTAGTCCAGTGCGATACGAATGATGCTCAGTTAAACTTCTCTACAGGCTTAAAGCCGCATTATGAACAGAAAGCTAACATCGGTGCCATTGACTTGTTAATTCCATTTTACGTAGAGGATAAAGAACTCTATCAAATTAACGTGGACGAATTTATGCAGTTATTTGCAATTCCCAGTTCGTTACGAGATATTTGTATTACGGAAATGAAAAAGAACATTAATTAA
- a CDS encoding type II toxin-antitoxin system YafQ family toxin: MTKQYKPAFENQFKKHYKQMLKQPKYNKNQFNEIYYLLINDEEIPAKFNDHNLINRKPERELHIKPDWLLIYRYDGDYIKFIDTGSHSDLFE, translated from the coding sequence ATGACTAAACAATACAAACCTGCTTTTGAAAATCAATTCAAAAAACATTACAAACAAATGCTAAAACAGCCTAAATATAACAAAAATCAATTCAATGAAATATATTACTTATTAATTAACGATGAAGAAATTCCAGCTAAGTTTAACGACCATAACCTCATAAATCGAAAACCTGAACGAGAACTTCACATTAAACCAGATTGGCTTTTGATTTATCGGTACGATGGTGATTATATTAAATTCATTGATACCGGTAGTCATTCAGACTTGTTTGAATAA
- a CDS encoding type II toxin-antitoxin system RelB/DinJ family antitoxin → MKTNTAQIHFRTSTLNKDEFEKVLKENGLTAPEAFRIFMKQTINNNGLPFEVNQPNKRLKTAISSDDYVKFDNAQEGLDWLND, encoded by the coding sequence ATGAAAACAAATACAGCACAAATTCATTTTAGAACTAGTACCCTTAATAAGGACGAATTTGAAAAAGTTTTAAAAGAAAACGGATTAACTGCTCCAGAAGCGTTTCGTATTTTTATGAAACAAACAATTAACAACAATGGATTACCTTTTGAAGTAAACCAACCAAATAAACGATTAAAAACAGCAATTAGTAGTGATGATTACGTTAAGTTTGATAATGCTCAGGAAGGTTTAGATTGGTTAAATGACTAA
- a CDS encoding LysM peptidoglycan-binding domain-containing protein → MKFKGIKTVAAITAVSAGVLFAGANSADASTTVTVKAGDTLSQIAADHDVSVQSLKDANKIQDINKIYVGETFIIGDDGNVQVASTQTPVAPAVQPHYEVKQATAQAETPAQPAAQSQQTSQAAQAETPSQPAAQAQPQQTSQVAAQPAATQTQQTSQAASTQASSNNAADNDGSLDSIAAVESGGSYTARNGQYIGKYQLSASYLNGDYSPANQERVARQYAISRYGSIANAVAFRNSHNYW, encoded by the coding sequence ATGAAATTTAAAGGAATTAAAACTGTAGCCGCTATTACTGCTGTATCTGCTGGTGTATTATTCGCCGGCGCTAACAGTGCAGACGCTTCTACTACTGTAACGGTTAAAGCTGGAGACACTCTGTCACAAATCGCTGCTGACCACGATGTTTCAGTGCAAAGCTTAAAGGATGCTAACAAGATTCAAGATATCAACAAGATTTATGTTGGTGAAACTTTCATCATTGGCGATGACGGAAACGTGCAAGTTGCTTCTACGCAAACTCCAGTAGCACCAGCCGTACAACCACACTACGAAGTAAAACAAGCAACTGCTCAAGCTGAAACTCCAGCTCAACCGGCTGCACAATCACAACAAACTAGCCAAGCCGCTCAAGCTGAAACTCCATCCCAACCAGCAGCTCAGGCCCAACCACAACAAACTAGTCAAGTTGCTGCTCAACCAGCTGCTACGCAAACGCAACAAACTAGCCAAGCCGCTAGCACGCAAGCTTCAAGCAACAACGCTGCTGACAACGATGGTTCATTAGACTCAATCGCTGCCGTTGAATCAGGTGGTTCATACACGGCTCGGAACGGTCAATACATTGGTAAATACCAATTATCTGCTTCATACTTGAACGGTGACTACTCCCCAGCTAACCAAGAACGGGTTGCTCGTCAATACGCCATCAGCCGGTACGGTTCAATTGCTAACGCCGTTGCATTCCGGAACTCACACAACTACTGGTAA